One window of Nicotiana tomentosiformis chromosome 11, ASM39032v3, whole genome shotgun sequence genomic DNA carries:
- the LOC104094100 gene encoding probable NOT transcription complex subunit VIP2 isoform X1, whose protein sequence is MSGLLNSSLNGSASNLPDNTGRSFPSSFSPQSGAPSPLYHHSGSIQGLHNIHGSFNVPNMHGALGSRNTAINNVPSSGVQQSGNNLSGGRFVPNNLPTALSQISQGNSHGHSGMTSRGGMSVVGNPGYSSNTNGVGGSIPGILPTSAAIGNRSSVPGLGVSPILGNAGPRMTNSVGNIVGGGNIGRSISSGAGLSVAGLTSRLNMNANSGSGNLNVQGPNRLMSGVLQQASPQVLSMLGNSYPAGGPLSQNHVQAFSNFNSMGLLNDVNSNDGSPFDINDFPQLSSRPSSAGGPQGQLGSLRKQGLSPIVQQNQEFSIQNEDFPALPGFKGGNADYAMDPHQKEQFHDNTLSMMQQQHLSMGRSAGFNLGGTYSSNRPQQQLHAPSVSSSGVSFSNINNQDLLSLHGSDVFQSSHSSYQQQGGGPPGIGLRPLNSSGTVSGIGSYDQLIQQYQQHQGQSQFRLQQMSTLGQPLRDQSLKSMQSQVAPDPFGMLGLLSVIRMSDPDLTSLALGIDLTTLGLNLNSAENLYKTFGSPWSDEPAKGDPEFTVPQCYYAKQPPPLNQAYFSKFQLDTLFYIFYSMPKDEAQLYAANELYNRGWFYHREHRLWFMRVANMEPLVKTNAYERGSYICFDPNTWETIRKDNFVLHYEMLEKRPVLPQH, encoded by the exons TCTTCTCTGAACGGATCAGCTTCAAATCTTCCTGATAACACCGGCCGCTCATTTCCTTCCTCTTTCTCTCCTCAATCTGGTGCACCCTCCCCTCTTTATCATCACTCAG GAAGTATCCAGGGGCTGCATAACATTCATGGGAGTTTCAACGTTCCAAACATGCACGGAGCACTTGGTTCAAGAAACACGGCAATAAATAACGTGCCCTCCAGTGGTGTCCAGCAATCTGGGAATAATCTTTCTGGTGGTCGTTTTGTACCAAACAATCTTCCCACTGCCCTTTCTCAG ATATCCCAAGGCAATTCGCATGGTCATTCTGGGATGACGAGTAGAGGTGGTATGAGTGTTGTTGGTAACCCGGGATATAGCAGTAACACTAATGGTGTAGGGGGTTCTATCCCTGGAATTCTCCCAACCTCTGCAGCAATTGGTAATCGAAGTTCTGTGCCAGGGCTTGGGGTGTCCCCCATTTTGGGAAATGCAGGCCCAAGGATGACAAACTCAGTTGGAAATATAGTTGGTGGGGGCAACATTGGCAGAAGCATTAGCTCTGGTGCAGGATTGTCTGTGGCTGGTCTTACTTCACGGCTAAATATGAACGCCAACTCTGGCTCTGGAAATTTGAATGTTCAAGGACCTAATAGGCTAATGAGTGGTGTTCTTCAGCAAG CCTCTCCGCAGGTTCTTTCTATGTTAGGGAACTCCTATCCTGCTGGTGGCCCACTGTCTCAAAACCACGTCCAAGCATTTAGCAATTTTAACTCTATGGGATTGTTGAATGATGTAAATTCAAATGATGGATCTCCTTTTGATATCAATGATTTCCCTCAGCTAAGCAGCCGGCCTAGTTCGGCTGGAGGACCTCAAGGACAATTGG GTTCCTTACGGAAGCAAGGGCTTAGTCCTATTGTTCAACAAAATCAGGAATTCAGCATTCAAAATGAAGATTTTCCTGCTTTACCAGGATTTAAAG GTGGGAATGCTGATTATGCTATGGATCCTCACCAGAAAGAGCAATTCCATGATAATACCCTTTCGATGATGCAGCAGCAACACTTATCA ATGGGAAGATCTGCTGGTTTTAACTTGGGGGGAACATACTCATCGAATCGTCCGCAGCAGCAGCTGCATGCTCCATCTGTTAGTAGTAGTGGTGTCTCCTTTTCAAATATAAATAACCAGGATCTGCTGAGTTTACATGGTTCAGATGTCTTCCAATCATCGCACTCCAGTTATCAGCAACAG GGTGGTGGACCTCCTGGTATTGGGTTACGACCTCTTAACTCTTCAGGTACTGTTTCTGGGATTGGATCATATGATCAGCTTATCCAGCAGTACCAACAGCATCAGGGTCAATCCCAATTTCGGTTGCAGCAAATGTCCACTTTAGGTCAGCCATTGAGGGATCAGAGCTTAAAGTCCATGCAATCCCAAGTTGCTCCTGACCCGTTTGGTATGCTTGGTTTGCTAAGTGTAATACGGATGAGCGATCCGGATTTGACTTCTCTTGCACTTGGAATTGATCTAACAACACTTGGATTAAATTTGAACTCTGCTGAAAATTTGTACAAGACATTTGGTTCCCCATGGTCTGATGAGCCTGCTAAGGGGGATCCAGAATTTACAGTACCCCAATGTTATTATGCGAAGCAACCACCACCTTTAAAT CAAGCGTACTTCTCAAAGTTTCAGCTAGATACTTTGTTCTACATTTTTTACAG CATGCCAAAAGATGAAGCACAGCTATATGCTGCAAATGAACT GTACAACCGCGGCTGGTTCTATCACAGAGAACATCGGTTGTGGTTTATGCGGGTTGCCAACATGGAGCCTCTCGTCAAGACGAATGCATATGAGAGAGGGTCTTACATTTGTTTTGATCCAAACACATGGGAGACAATCCGCAAA GATAATTTTGTGCTTCACTATgaaatgttggaaaaaagacCTGTTCTGCCTCAACACTAA
- the LOC104094100 gene encoding probable NOT transcription complex subunit VIP2 isoform X2, translating into MHGALGSRNTAINNVPSSGVQQSGNNLSGGRFVPNNLPTALSQISQGNSHGHSGMTSRGGMSVVGNPGYSSNTNGVGGSIPGILPTSAAIGNRSSVPGLGVSPILGNAGPRMTNSVGNIVGGGNIGRSISSGAGLSVAGLTSRLNMNANSGSGNLNVQGPNRLMSGVLQQASPQVLSMLGNSYPAGGPLSQNHVQAFSNFNSMGLLNDVNSNDGSPFDINDFPQLSSRPSSAGGPQGQLGSLRKQGLSPIVQQNQEFSIQNEDFPALPGFKGGNADYAMDPHQKEQFHDNTLSMMQQQHLSMGRSAGFNLGGTYSSNRPQQQLHAPSVSSSGVSFSNINNQDLLSLHGSDVFQSSHSSYQQQGGGPPGIGLRPLNSSGTVSGIGSYDQLIQQYQQHQGQSQFRLQQMSTLGQPLRDQSLKSMQSQVAPDPFGMLGLLSVIRMSDPDLTSLALGIDLTTLGLNLNSAENLYKTFGSPWSDEPAKGDPEFTVPQCYYAKQPPPLNQAYFSKFQLDTLFYIFYSMPKDEAQLYAANELYNRGWFYHREHRLWFMRVANMEPLVKTNAYERGSYICFDPNTWETIRKDNFVLHYEMLEKRPVLPQH; encoded by the exons ATGCACGGAGCACTTGGTTCAAGAAACACGGCAATAAATAACGTGCCCTCCAGTGGTGTCCAGCAATCTGGGAATAATCTTTCTGGTGGTCGTTTTGTACCAAACAATCTTCCCACTGCCCTTTCTCAG ATATCCCAAGGCAATTCGCATGGTCATTCTGGGATGACGAGTAGAGGTGGTATGAGTGTTGTTGGTAACCCGGGATATAGCAGTAACACTAATGGTGTAGGGGGTTCTATCCCTGGAATTCTCCCAACCTCTGCAGCAATTGGTAATCGAAGTTCTGTGCCAGGGCTTGGGGTGTCCCCCATTTTGGGAAATGCAGGCCCAAGGATGACAAACTCAGTTGGAAATATAGTTGGTGGGGGCAACATTGGCAGAAGCATTAGCTCTGGTGCAGGATTGTCTGTGGCTGGTCTTACTTCACGGCTAAATATGAACGCCAACTCTGGCTCTGGAAATTTGAATGTTCAAGGACCTAATAGGCTAATGAGTGGTGTTCTTCAGCAAG CCTCTCCGCAGGTTCTTTCTATGTTAGGGAACTCCTATCCTGCTGGTGGCCCACTGTCTCAAAACCACGTCCAAGCATTTAGCAATTTTAACTCTATGGGATTGTTGAATGATGTAAATTCAAATGATGGATCTCCTTTTGATATCAATGATTTCCCTCAGCTAAGCAGCCGGCCTAGTTCGGCTGGAGGACCTCAAGGACAATTGG GTTCCTTACGGAAGCAAGGGCTTAGTCCTATTGTTCAACAAAATCAGGAATTCAGCATTCAAAATGAAGATTTTCCTGCTTTACCAGGATTTAAAG GTGGGAATGCTGATTATGCTATGGATCCTCACCAGAAAGAGCAATTCCATGATAATACCCTTTCGATGATGCAGCAGCAACACTTATCA ATGGGAAGATCTGCTGGTTTTAACTTGGGGGGAACATACTCATCGAATCGTCCGCAGCAGCAGCTGCATGCTCCATCTGTTAGTAGTAGTGGTGTCTCCTTTTCAAATATAAATAACCAGGATCTGCTGAGTTTACATGGTTCAGATGTCTTCCAATCATCGCACTCCAGTTATCAGCAACAG GGTGGTGGACCTCCTGGTATTGGGTTACGACCTCTTAACTCTTCAGGTACTGTTTCTGGGATTGGATCATATGATCAGCTTATCCAGCAGTACCAACAGCATCAGGGTCAATCCCAATTTCGGTTGCAGCAAATGTCCACTTTAGGTCAGCCATTGAGGGATCAGAGCTTAAAGTCCATGCAATCCCAAGTTGCTCCTGACCCGTTTGGTATGCTTGGTTTGCTAAGTGTAATACGGATGAGCGATCCGGATTTGACTTCTCTTGCACTTGGAATTGATCTAACAACACTTGGATTAAATTTGAACTCTGCTGAAAATTTGTACAAGACATTTGGTTCCCCATGGTCTGATGAGCCTGCTAAGGGGGATCCAGAATTTACAGTACCCCAATGTTATTATGCGAAGCAACCACCACCTTTAAAT CAAGCGTACTTCTCAAAGTTTCAGCTAGATACTTTGTTCTACATTTTTTACAG CATGCCAAAAGATGAAGCACAGCTATATGCTGCAAATGAACT GTACAACCGCGGCTGGTTCTATCACAGAGAACATCGGTTGTGGTTTATGCGGGTTGCCAACATGGAGCCTCTCGTCAAGACGAATGCATATGAGAGAGGGTCTTACATTTGTTTTGATCCAAACACATGGGAGACAATCCGCAAA GATAATTTTGTGCTTCACTATgaaatgttggaaaaaagacCTGTTCTGCCTCAACACTAA